A region of the Arachis hypogaea cultivar Tifrunner chromosome 15, arahy.Tifrunner.gnm2.J5K5, whole genome shotgun sequence genome:
TCAAGAGTGAAAGATTACACCAGACTTTTTAAGGCTAGTGTGTAAAGTGTTCAACACGAACCATATCATATTTCTATTATGTCAATGTCAAGATAATATCGAAAAGTCACCATGAGAGTTAAAAAGCAATCAAGAATAAATGTCTTTTCTAATTCCTAATCATTTGTCTAAAAGACAAAGCGTCTCtccatatttaaaaatttttaattagttttcaacCATTCAAATAATTGGTCTAAATACTTCCTATAAATAGTAATTTACTGATGTATTAAAGGCTTCTTAAACTAATCACTTGAATAATTAAAAActgattaaaatttttgaattgtgAAAAGGCATTTTGTCTTTACGACAAACGATAAAAATCAAAAAGGAAATTTACTCATCAATCAATATGTCAAGAAAGGCCTAATCATGTACAAATTATTGCAAGTTTTTTTTCTAGCTTCTTTATATGGACTCTCTATCTTTGCTATTCTGTCAACCAAAATAGGGCTATTGAATTTTCATTTGAAAAACATTATTAGAAACATGAAAACCCTAATAAAATATTTGAACAATAAGCTTACCCTCAAACAAAACCGGGCTGATACATCCTGGTCAAAGACCCCAAGGGCAATGACTGGAAGTGACGAAAAAAAGACATTATACAGAGACAAAAACCAATCATTATATGCAGGTTCTCCAGAAAACGACGCATGGACCTCAAACAAGAATAAAGTGAAGCCAAATGTGATATTCTTGTAAAAGAAATAACATATCTGTAATAAGAAGAATGAGCAAGTTAATATACCAAATAAAAGTCAAGGTGACCTTTTAGGGGTGATTTCGACTTTGTTCCTAATcattattttggttttattttttatcctaaccttaataacatatataattactTTTCAATCCCGCAATGTTACTAACAGCATTTTTGCTTgctaccctatacttttccattacttttatattactttttagtttttaaaatgatttgaaaattaaactgCATTGAAGATGCTAagagataaaaatagaaaaagaaaatgtttGGAAGAAAATTGAAATCACCCCAAAatgttaagaaaaaaaatatacttttcctaatatatttattgttgccTATACCATTGATGAGATTCTTCGGTAACACCAATGTCCATGCACAAGAAGTAGTCGTTCCAAATAACAAAACTGTGCAATTGCAACATCACTGGACATAACAGCCTGTAAGATACAAATAACAACATGCAATAAAAACAAAGGAAATGGAAGCAAAGACCAACGAAAAGAGCAAAACGAGAAcaatttatcctttttttttttgtgaataacCTGCATTCCTTCAACACCACTGATTCCAATCCCTATGTCCGCTTCTTGAAGCATTCCCACATCATTAGCTCCATCCCCAATAGCTAACGTAGTTTTACCGGTTCTAGATTTTACAAGTCTGGTCACCTTTAAAAGAAtaaccaagaaaaattattttaagccAGCctttttaacaatataattagaATGAGGGTAATATTCTAAATCAGTTCCTAACGAATTTTTAGTCGTGATCATCAACAAATTTTAATCACCAAATTAGTTTTTAAGAAGTTAGACAAATTAGTCTTTATTGTTTATTTAGTAAAGACATAATAGTCTTTAAgcatttttaacatttttaaatcaGTCCTTTTAAAAAGGCAAAATATAATATGAGAACCAATttgtataacaaaataaaagtttgGAGACTAATTGGCCATTAAAATTTGTTGAATAATAAGTGTTTAACTAAAAATTCTTTAGGTTGACTTGGAATATTACTCTTAAAATTCTTATCATAAGGAGTAGAATAAAAAAGAGATGATGCCAAATGGAGAAGAAACCCAATAGACCAAAACATACCAATGCTTTCTGTTTTGGCGATGAGCGACAACAAATAACAGATGCACATTTAGTTGCTAAATCCAGAAGTAAGTCCTTCATATCATCCTCTAAagcataagtaagtgatttgccATCAATAATTAGAGCAAATGCTTGCTCAGGGGTTCCACTAGCAGCTGCAATTTGTTGAGCACCTTGTGATAGTTGACGGTGAATACTTTTTCTTGAAGCCTAAGATATAATATAAGTTGGAACAAAATTATCATAGCTTTATAGTTTCATCAAGACATTTGAATTCTAGTGAATTCCATAAAACACGAGCAACAAAGACGATTTATAACGTGAAAAGGaagacataaaaaataaaaaagataaataaaggaGCGTATTGAAGAATATATTGAAAGTAAATAAGTGGACCATATCATTATATGTATggacgttaggggtgttcatggtccGACGCGGCCTGACCCGAAGACTCGGCCCGGCCACAAACTCTTTAGAtgttaatttggtgtgatttcatcatGTCTAGGGTTGGgttagggtctcaaaaatagacccagtCATTATTTCGGATCGGTTCGGGCCATAATTCGTGTTACTCTGTCTCTTTTGTCAAacatgattttgtgtctctgtatCTCTATCTCAGTGTCCTGTCTATATAAACAAACACCGCTTAAAAGACGTATGTGGGTTGGGTTGGGTAAGTTttctttttgtcattttttttaaccTTTCGACCTTaattctttccaccttaaaagaattatatatatgtgtgtaacTATAAGAAGGTATATATAGAAATTATGCGTACTTGATCAATGACAAAGTCCAATTTTTACAACAGTATTAGTccttttcatcttttttaaaatgaaatattataatatatatatttgttttttgccatcaactaacaaaaaatatatatatatattgttttctttgttttaagaTTACATTATTGGTGGGTGGCATAGGTTATATATGATTAAATCCACCCACAAATCAATTGAACTGATTTCTCTTCTCGcccaaataaaaaatttgaaattttttctttGCACCCACTTGCAATTCTCTAATTAGGTTTTTGGGAGATTATTGTGAGTGAGAGAGAACAACTATAGAACGAGAGAAGAGTGAAAATATTATATCTGTTTTTTGTGCAGAGCTGTCATTTTTTAAcaacaatttttttgtttatttaccaTTAGATTGGCCTAAAATTTAGACTGATTATTTGGTTCTTCATTTTGAATAGTTGGATCATTGGTATGagtctataaaaataaaatttgttgttACAAAGTAATTctgaattttagatattttcattttcttatctCTTATTTGTAAGTTTTATTATTTTGGCTGCTGGTGTATGTATAATTTGTGTTTTATTAAAGATTCTCTTCTTATactctatatttaattataaaaaatatattttttagtattatttttactTCTCACGTTAAAAAagtttttcatattaaaattttagtatatttttattattattctatttaatatatttgctTGATAATAATGGCTGCCTTATTGAAAATATTACTCATTGCTttttagggatgtcaatggggcagggcaggggcgggggatgcctccctgctccccatccccgccctcagatttgctccccatccccgccccaTTTCCCGCCGTGGGGGaatattgctccccatccccattccccACGGGGCCCCATTCCCCGCGGGGACCCCATTCCCCATCTacataatagttctaactaattattaatttccatatgaatagagttgcaagtatctatcttatacaaaaactgcaagattttatacaaaaagtctaaatgatACGATGGTGACTTCTCTCGAAATAACGCAATAGGGGGACGCAACGACGAGTCAAACGACAAAGCAGTGGACGAGGTAAGAGACGTGGCAAtagagaggagaatggacacgacggCAGAGTTATGAAAAAGAACGCCGCAAATAGAAATTACGACGCGATAAAGGTgatggcacggtgaggtgtgacgattcagtgagaagggtgacgagggggtggctgcagagaggttaGATGGAGTATGGACAGCCTTAGAgatctctgaattgaagaagggttatgcaaataaagattaggagttttgggtttctatatatgtatgtgtgagaaatgactaaaaaacatatatgagaaataaactattaaggataatttaaggaattcataaatttcggggaatagcggggacggggcggggatccccgctcgggtccccacgcctgcttcgggggaattttgtcccccatccccatccccgcGGGGAAAATTCCCCACAATCGGATCCCCATTCGGGGCAGTCCCCGCAGGGATCCCCGCGTCTCGGGAAATTTTGCCATCCCTATTGCTTTTGTTAGATATTTGTATTGCTTTTACTAGTAGGCTGTACCTGTCTACCAAAATCATGGGATGCTATTTTTTCGAGTTTGAACCAACCCATATTTTCTAGTTGGATTGGGTCAAAACCCATGAGTTGATGGGTTAGCACATAAAATTTAgggtaaaagaacataaaattaaGGCTGGAATTTATTTTTACCTTGAAAATTTCTCTCTTATCTCCAACCTTCTCTAGTGATCGAATTTCTGGAGTATCCAAATGAATTATGATTTGCGTCATTCCTTCTCTAAGTAAACTACAAGCAAAACTGTAGTGTATGTTGTAGTCAAACAtcttgaaaaataattttcatgCTGAAGCCACTATAAAAACTGCATAACCAAAATGTCATACCCAATATTGATGGCAGTCTCCATTTTATCCCCTGTCAAAACCCAGATTTTAATTCCTGCTTGAGAAAGCTTGTCAATGCAATTCGGAACCTAGCAAAACATAGAAGCATCATTTTGAAGTCCTATTTCATATGATAAATACGAGTAATAATGctaggaaattaatttttttcggccaatattaatcattttttttttattttacttatcttAAATTTTTGACTCTGCGTCATAAATCTTTTACCTCTACCTTCTAAATTATAAGCCCTAAATTCTATCCCCCTAACGTACCCCGTGTTGGAGCTTGTCCTCTATTGCAGTGGCACCAAGTAGAATCATATTCCTCTCGATGTTATCTGATACTTCCTCAATCATTGTTTCTCGATCTGCTGAAACTGAATTTTTTGCTTCGGTAAATTTATCATGAAACTCCTTGTATTCTTCTTCATCAAGTTCACGGAACGCTAGTATCAATGTCCTCAAACCTGCATCGGCATACTCATGTACATGTTCCAAGATTTTCTCTTCAAACTTTCTTCCATTGTTTGCAAGTCTTTCAAACATGACACTTCCaaggaaaataaaaatgacaTAAGCAAAGTTTGCATATCGAATATTAAATGTATATAGTGtgtgtttgaactttgaaccCATTAAGTGATTCAAAAATTTATTGTGTTAGGCAATTTTTTTCAAGCAAAAGTAAATATGTTTTAgcataataaatgaacaaaaatataattttatattattgtatctttaaattacttttatttttaaaaaatatcacaaaCCTGTCAGCACCTTTACAAAGTAGCAAAATTCTTCCCTTTTCATCTTTTACTATGACTGACATTCGCTTTCTTGTGCTATTGAATTCTAAAACATGGAGAAGCATGTATGTCctgtaaaatatgattagtcaGTACATATATGGTGTATTAATCAATCTTaccttgaaaattgaaaattccaAAAGCAGTAGCTATAAACAATAAGAAAATTTGGAATATAACATCGTAAATGTATTTTCTTTACAAGTGAATTCCTTAAATTGaaagacaacaaaaaaaataataggcAAATAATAGAAAATCAACAAAGAAGCTTAAAAAGTGCTAGATTACAAAATTGTCTTATCCAAAACAATAGGGACAACTTTTTCCACCATTTATGCCAATGCATAAACTAGAAGTTAGATGTCATCAAAGAAAATTTAGTCAATAATTTTTAATCCAGAAATGTACATTACTGATACAATTTACCTAtcatatcaataattttttttttaaacaaaaaaactcAAGACAACAAGATGAAAcatatgtgaaaaaaaaatctttaatttcttCGTTATCTCTAACATTGTCATTAATTATTGTTGGAATTGACACAATCCCACTCCTTGTAGTTTTTAATTGGTCTAGCAACAACGTTGGGGACACTTGATGTTTTGTTTTGAAAGACCAAAATGGTTAATATGTAATTCATGTAGGTTTCCAACAAGAATTCACCTTAAAAAGTTGATTGGCAAACAtacaaagaaacaaataatataaaaacaaagaaGCTTGCCTTTTAACTTTTTCTTGAGAAACAGGATCCAACTCAAAGATTGATAAACTAGTCTGAGTCCTTTTGTAGAATTCAAAGCCAAGTTCTTTGGCGGCAATGACGAATGCTGCTTCATCTGGAGATTCAGCTTCATAAGAGATATTTCCTGTGTCTTCATTAATTTCTGGTATAGCTGTATGACAAATTGCCAATAATCGAAAGAAATTCTGGATAACATTTGCATGAGGCTCATTAACCCAATTTCCATCCATGATCCTTTCATCTGTAAAATTAAAACCTTTGATTGGTGCCTTTCTATCAGGAGAGTTTCTTAAGTCATCAAATTCCAATCCATTTCTTCTGTTCATGGCCTTCTCGACCTCTGTGACTCCACGACCATAAGCGACTCCGGCAATAGAACATTTGATGAACTCCATTGAATTGCAAGTGAGAGTTCCAGTTTTATCAGAAAGAATTGTGTGAACTTGGCCGAGTTCCTCATTCAAGTTGGAAGTGATGGCATGAGCCGGCTTGTCTGTTTCTTCATGATACATTAGGATATCTTGGTTTATGAAAATGCTCTGAAGGACCTTAACAACTTCGATGGATACATACAATGAGATCGGAATAAAGAAGCTGTATAACATTAAGGCTGTTAAACAATGGAAGAAAGCAGCAGCAGGTGCTCTTTTCGGATCAAAGAAAATTGTAGAATCATCTGGCCTTAGATACCATCTTTTCATCACATTATTGTTCAAGTCTTGTTTAGTTTCAATGCCAAAGAAAACTGATCCAACAAATGCCATTAGGAACAAGATtaagaacatgaaatagataaCCCGATCCATCTTCCTCTCGATCTTGCTTCTCTTGGAAGGTGGAGAAACCGAGTTTTGGATAACCTTTGTGTCATGACCGGTGAAGATGACAGCTCCAAATATGTAGTCCGTGTTGCGCAGTTTGGAATCTCTTAGGAGAAGCTGCTGGGGAGAAAGTGCATAAACTTGCTCCTTAAACTCTATGCTTCCAACAAATGTATACAAGTTTGCATTGGGGTCTTCACATTTGATTGaagctctgaaatcactcaagTTGTCTTCCGTTAAGGAGCAAGTAACTTCCAAGCCTTGTTTCAACTTCAAGTTTGTTTCTCCATCTAAGTTCATGGTCTCAACATAACAAACTGCATCCTCATAACTTGATGAAAGAAGTAGTAGGTCTGCAGGGaagaactcatccttttcaaccTTAACTATGTCACCCACCTTTAGGTTCTTCCACTCAGTACATTCAAAAACTCCATCCCCTTTATGCACTTCCACTATTCTATTGTTCACCTCAATATCCTGCAATGCTCATATTCCGACTAGGAAAGTTATCTACTATCACATAATAACTTTCTTTTAACACCAATGCAAGAC
Encoded here:
- the LOC112750502 gene encoding putative phospholipid-transporting ATPase 9; the encoded protein is MRKGTRKLRKLRLSKIYTFACGKKSLLNEEHSRIGSPGFSRVVLLNEPSESSENASGNNNDNHHYADNVVRSTKYTVANFLPKSLFEQFRRVANFFFLVTGVLSFTKLAPYTAVSAILPLIVVITATMVKEGIEDMRRKKQDIEVNNRIVEVHKGDGVFECTEWKNLKVGDIVKVEKDEFFPADLLLLSSSYEDAVCYVETMNLDGETNLKLKQGLEVTCSLTEDNLSDFRASIKCEDPNANLYTFVGSIEFKEQVYALSPQQLLLRDSKLRNTDYIFGAVIFTGHDTKVIQNSVSPPSKRSKIERKMDRVIYFMFLILFLMAFVGSVFFGIETKQDLNNNVMKRWYLRPDDSTIFFDPKRAPAAAFFHCLTALMLYSFFIPISLYVSIEVVKVLQSIFINQDILMYHEETDKPAHAITSNLNEELGQVHTILSDKTGTLTCNSMEFIKCSIAGVAYGRGVTEVEKAMNRRNGLEFDDLRNSPDRKAPIKGFNFTDERIMDGNWVNEPHANVIQNFFRLLAICHTAIPEINEDTGNISYEAESPDEAAFVIAAKELGFEFYKRTQTSLSIFELDPVSQEKVKRTYMLLHVLEFNSTRKRMSVIVKDEKGRILLLCKGADSVMFERLANNGRKFEEKILEHVHEYADAGLRTLILAFRELDEEEYKEFHDKFTEAKNSVSADRETMIEEVSDNIERNMILLGATAIEDKLQHGVPNCIDKLSQAGIKIWVLTGDKMETAINIGFACSLLREGMTQIIIHLDTPEIRSLEKVGDKREIFKASRKSIHRQLSQGAQQIAAASGTPEQAFALIIDGKSLTYALEDDMKDLLLDLATKCASVICCRSSPKQKALVTRLVKSRTGKTTLAIGDGANDVGMLQEADIGIGISGVEGMQAVMSSDVAIAQFCYLERLLLVHGHWCYRRISSMICYFFYKNITFGFTLFLFEVHASFSGEPAYNDWFLSLYNVFFSSLPVIALGVFDQDVSARFCLRFPMLYREGVENILFSWRRILSWMLNGFISSILIFFFCTKAMEIQAFDEGGRTAGRDILGATMYTCVVWVVNLQMALAVNYFTLIQHVLIWGSIVIWYIFLLAYGAMASSFSGNAYHVFVETLAPTPCYWLLIFFVVITTLVPYFTFSALQMRFFPMYHEIVQWLRHKGKTNDPEFCAMVRQSSLRPTTVGSTARRVAKTNSLRGSFTDHR